In one window of Poriferisphaera corsica DNA:
- a CDS encoding ABC transporter permease has protein sequence MYKVLLVLKYLRRKLAPMFAALAVTMCTMMVIIVISVMGGFFDMLSKSAQKLSGDVTVTAFTLTGFPYYKDVIDEVNQLKEVEAATPVIQSYGLLNLKRGGENGRTGNTKTIEVMGIEPAGYSEVVNYEDTLLWTGPSLVADLEQAISSQRLQLDKWESDDLAEAKTAEEKEAIREEFKQKREYLAEVEKQRDGKRRGDELAEMGSKLEPTKQRLDRAGKDLPGMVMGVEVNPYHMRDAEGKYRYANASVYDNAVLALMPINEKGGIRGEPANAEFAVVNEFKSGLYDIDANRVYVPLKVLQEKLDMGEAEEYDPDTLEPTGKMVPARVTQVLVKSAPGYTAEQTAEAVKKAIRLVEDKHREMGQMMPVLYAQTWMEMHAQLLGAVQNEVGLVTFLFAIISVVAIVMVATTFYMIVLEKTRDIGVLRAIGASRLGIMNIYLGYGFAIGVVGAFLGLFFAYEIVTNLNEIQDWLYQWFGWRMWDPRTYFFDRIPDQVDPTKATWIVLGAIASSVVGALIPALLAARLNPIEALRYE, from the coding sequence ATGTACAAAGTATTGCTGGTATTAAAATACTTGCGGCGTAAATTAGCGCCGATGTTTGCTGCGCTTGCGGTAACAATGTGCACGATGATGGTGATCATTGTGATTAGTGTTATGGGGGGCTTCTTTGACATGCTGAGCAAGAGTGCTCAGAAGCTGAGTGGTGATGTTACGGTCACGGCGTTTACGCTAACAGGGTTTCCGTACTATAAAGATGTGATTGATGAAGTGAATCAGTTAAAGGAAGTTGAAGCTGCGACGCCGGTTATTCAATCGTATGGCTTGCTGAATCTAAAACGCGGCGGGGAGAATGGGCGAACGGGTAATACAAAAACAATTGAGGTGATGGGGATTGAGCCTGCCGGGTATTCTGAAGTTGTGAATTATGAAGATACATTGCTGTGGACTGGGCCGTCACTGGTTGCGGATCTGGAACAAGCAATTTCGTCGCAGCGTCTTCAGCTTGATAAATGGGAATCGGATGATTTAGCAGAAGCAAAGACGGCCGAAGAAAAAGAAGCAATACGTGAAGAGTTCAAGCAAAAGCGTGAGTATCTGGCTGAGGTAGAAAAACAACGAGACGGCAAGCGCAGGGGCGATGAGTTGGCCGAAATGGGCAGCAAACTTGAACCGACTAAGCAGCGATTAGATCGAGCAGGAAAAGATCTGCCGGGTATGGTGATGGGGGTGGAGGTGAACCCGTATCATATGCGTGACGCTGAGGGGAAATATCGTTATGCAAATGCGAGCGTTTATGACAATGCGGTACTGGCGCTGATGCCGATAAATGAGAAGGGTGGTATCCGTGGGGAGCCGGCGAATGCCGAGTTTGCCGTTGTCAATGAATTCAAGAGTGGTTTGTATGACATTGATGCGAACCGGGTTTATGTGCCGCTAAAGGTTTTACAAGAGAAGTTGGATATGGGGGAAGCCGAGGAATATGACCCCGATACGCTTGAGCCGACCGGAAAAATGGTGCCTGCAAGGGTAACACAGGTACTTGTAAAATCTGCACCGGGCTATACCGCGGAACAGACCGCAGAAGCTGTAAAAAAAGCAATTCGCCTCGTAGAGGATAAGCACCGTGAGATGGGGCAGATGATGCCTGTGCTTTACGCTCAAACATGGATGGAGATGCATGCTCAACTACTTGGAGCTGTGCAGAATGAAGTTGGGCTGGTTACGTTCTTGTTCGCGATCATTAGCGTGGTTGCAATCGTCATGGTCGCGACAACGTTTTACATGATTGTGCTTGAGAAAACGCGAGATATTGGCGTGCTACGAGCGATCGGGGCTTCACGGCTGGGGATCATGAATATCTATTTGGGGTATGGATTTGCCATTGGTGTTGTCGGTGCATTTTTAGGCTTGTTTTTTGCTTATGAAATCGTAACGAATCTGAATGAAATTCAAGATTGGCTGTACCAGTGGTTTGGCTGGCGAATGTGGGATCCACGAACGTATTTCTTCGATCGCATTCCAGATCAGGTTGACCCAACTAAAGCAACCTGGATTGTGCTTGGGGCAATCGCGAGCAGCGTCGTCGGGGCATTGATACCTGCGTTATTAGCTGCACGGCTGAATCCTATTGAGGCATTACGCTACGAGTAG
- a CDS encoding ABC transporter ATP-binding protein has translation MNQDTTTNQEPVLRSSTLHKHYRMGGQDLHILRGIDMEVRQSEFVAIYGRSGSGKSTLLHLLGGLDRPNEGEVFFNGDPVFRLRGGKLDRYRNQHVGFVFQQYHLLPELNAFENVLIGSMVGKSLLSWAGKRQAVKERAKMLLEEVGLSDRMKHRPSKLSGGERQRVAIARALINEPDVLMADEPTGNLDIDTSGSIIELFQSLHQGGQTLILVTHDEGIAKIADRSLTLVKGKLE, from the coding sequence ATGAATCAGGACACGACGACAAACCAAGAACCGGTGCTCAGATCAAGCACTTTGCATAAGCACTACCGGATGGGCGGTCAGGATCTGCATATCTTGCGCGGCATCGATATGGAGGTCAGGCAATCTGAGTTTGTCGCGATTTATGGCCGCTCTGGATCAGGAAAAAGCACGCTGTTACATCTGCTCGGCGGGCTGGATCGACCTAATGAAGGCGAGGTTTTCTTCAACGGCGACCCGGTTTTTCGGCTACGCGGCGGAAAACTAGATCGATATCGCAATCAGCATGTGGGGTTTGTCTTTCAACAATATCATTTACTACCAGAACTAAATGCATTTGAAAATGTTTTGATTGGGTCGATGGTAGGGAAAAGCTTGCTGAGTTGGGCTGGAAAAAGACAAGCAGTTAAAGAGCGAGCAAAGATGCTGCTAGAGGAAGTTGGGTTATCAGATCGCATGAAACACCGGCCAAGCAAACTCTCTGGCGGCGAGCGTCAACGAGTTGCGATCGCAAGAGCATTGATCAATGAGCCAGACGTGTTGATGGCGGATGAACCAACAGGAAATTTGGATATTGATACGAGCGGCTCAATCATCGAATTATTCCAATCTCTTCATCAAGGCGGGCAAACATTGATCCTTGTGACGCATGACGAAGGGATCGCAAAAATTGCAGATCGCAGCCTTACGCTGGTTAAAGGTAAACTTGAGTAG
- the lysS gene encoding lysine--tRNA ligase gives MSEKQAQNNQKQQKQGKGGKQEVSKSTSELLADRRAKLVKLRDDFGIDPYGQRTDGLMTVKAARDAYDAEADAAHKENAEVDNRPIVKIAGRVIQHRVMGNLIFMSLRDATGDIQVAVSKKMVGAPTFKLARATDLSDIVHAEGPLATTKTGEISVWATKAEEVETGGYSVLTKSLALPPGKFHGLQDQETRYRKRYVDLYTNPDVMQTMVKRSEIVKGVRDFLTDPPAESGISGGFLEVETPMMQSMAGGAAARPFATHHNALDIELFLRIAPELYLKRLLVGGMHRVFEINRNFRNEGLSPRHNPEFTMLELYEAFGDLYSIMNLVEKTFQHIAENVCGGMKRMFGDLEIDYSNFRRAKYLDLFEEHNGFSHKDHEKLIEKAKKLSIDTDEIVDHDQLLNAVWEETVEEHLIQPTFVIDYPASLCPLTKRKPDEPEIAERFELFIAKMELANAYTELNDPDVQEANFTQQIDGIDDEESTFRNVDHDFLEALKVGMPPAGGLGIGIDRMVMLMTNQQSIRDVILFPLMRPTQASQ, from the coding sequence ATGAGTGAGAAGCAAGCTCAAAACAATCAGAAGCAACAGAAGCAGGGCAAAGGCGGGAAACAGGAAGTCAGTAAGAGCACGTCTGAATTGCTGGCAGATCGCCGAGCAAAGCTGGTCAAACTACGTGACGATTTTGGGATTGACCCATACGGGCAACGGACCGATGGCTTGATGACAGTGAAGGCTGCTAGAGATGCTTACGATGCAGAAGCGGACGCAGCACATAAAGAGAATGCTGAGGTCGATAATCGGCCTATCGTCAAAATCGCGGGACGTGTGATACAGCACAGAGTGATGGGGAACCTGATCTTTATGTCACTGCGTGATGCCACGGGCGATATTCAGGTCGCGGTTTCAAAGAAGATGGTGGGCGCCCCAACATTCAAATTAGCGAGAGCTACTGATCTATCTGACATTGTTCATGCGGAGGGGCCGTTGGCGACAACGAAGACGGGTGAAATTTCTGTTTGGGCGACCAAAGCTGAAGAAGTTGAAACGGGTGGATACTCGGTACTCACCAAATCACTCGCCCTGCCCCCGGGCAAATTCCACGGCCTACAGGATCAGGAAACACGGTACCGCAAGCGATATGTTGATTTGTATACGAATCCTGATGTCATGCAGACCATGGTGAAGCGTAGTGAGATCGTTAAGGGTGTTCGCGATTTCCTGACAGACCCTCCGGCCGAGAGCGGTATCAGTGGCGGGTTTCTGGAAGTCGAAACGCCTATGATGCAATCGATGGCTGGCGGAGCGGCGGCGAGGCCGTTTGCGACACATCACAATGCTCTGGATATTGAACTATTTTTGCGAATTGCACCGGAGCTTTACCTCAAGCGATTGCTTGTAGGTGGTATGCATCGCGTATTCGAAATCAATCGCAATTTCCGAAATGAAGGTTTGAGTCCGAGACACAATCCTGAGTTCACAATGCTTGAGTTGTACGAAGCATTTGGCGATCTCTACTCGATCATGAACCTTGTCGAAAAAACCTTCCAACATATCGCTGAAAATGTCTGCGGCGGCATGAAACGTATGTTCGGTGATCTTGAAATCGACTACTCAAACTTCCGTCGCGCGAAGTATCTGGATTTGTTTGAAGAACACAATGGGTTCTCGCACAAAGATCATGAGAAGCTGATTGAAAAAGCGAAGAAGCTGAGCATCGATACGGATGAGATTGTCGATCATGACCAGCTGCTGAATGCGGTATGGGAAGAGACGGTTGAGGAACATCTGATTCAGCCAACGTTTGTGATTGATTATCCTGCGAGCTTGTGCCCACTTACAAAGCGCAAGCCGGATGAGCCTGAGATTGCAGAACGATTTGAATTGTTTATCGCAAAAATGGAATTGGCGAATGCATATACGGAACTGAATGATCCGGATGTGCAGGAAGCAAACTTCACACAGCAGATTGATGGGATTGACGACGAGGAGTCAACGTTCAGAAATGTGGATCATGACTTCTTAGAGGCTTTGAAGGTGGGGATGCCGCCGGCTGGCGGGTTAGGGATTGGAATTGACCGCATGGTGATGCTGATGACGAACCAGCAATCCATACGGGATGTGATCTTGTTCCCATTGATGCGGCCTACACAGGCGTCCCAATAA
- a CDS encoding phosphoglycerate dehydrogenase: MRVLLTTTSYQDTPGEHHHVIENSGYEIVRARGPLPEVEMIKLVKEYGGFDGLLNGDDEITAKFIDIALEAPTPLKVISKYGIGLDSIDVAYATNKGLPVLFTPGVNHTTVAEHAIGLIIGLAKHFWIHMNACKHGEWKRVTGHELMGKTVGIVGMGRIGRALTERAQAFSMNVIGYDHRWDDAFAREYCVKHAKTIDELLKESDIVSLHVFLSDETRGLINRESIKKMKDGAYLINTARGGLIVEDDVAEACRSGKLGGYGTDVLNEEPMRAEHPFTGVDNILMTPHVGSRTQESVERQAMRATKNLLNYLAGVEDYIQANN; the protein is encoded by the coding sequence ATGCGGGTATTATTAACAACAACCAGCTACCAAGACACACCTGGTGAGCACCATCATGTCATAGAAAATTCGGGATATGAGATTGTCCGAGCTCGTGGGCCGCTACCCGAAGTTGAAATGATCAAACTCGTCAAAGAATATGGTGGCTTTGATGGATTATTGAATGGCGATGATGAGATTACTGCCAAGTTTATCGATATCGCGTTGGAAGCCCCTACCCCGCTAAAAGTCATCTCGAAGTATGGCATTGGGTTAGATTCAATTGATGTGGCCTATGCAACAAATAAGGGTCTTCCGGTCTTGTTCACACCGGGTGTGAATCATACGACTGTCGCGGAACATGCGATTGGGCTCATTATTGGCTTAGCTAAGCATTTCTGGATCCATATGAATGCTTGCAAGCATGGTGAGTGGAAACGAGTGACAGGTCATGAATTGATGGGCAAAACGGTTGGAATTGTCGGAATGGGAAGAATTGGCAGGGCACTTACCGAACGTGCTCAAGCTTTTAGCATGAATGTGATCGGCTACGATCATCGTTGGGACGATGCATTTGCACGCGAGTATTGTGTCAAGCATGCAAAAACAATCGATGAACTTCTCAAAGAGTCAGATATTGTCAGCTTGCACGTATTCCTTAGCGATGAAACACGTGGATTAATTAATCGTGAATCGATTAAGAAGATGAAAGATGGGGCTTATCTCATCAATACTGCTCGAGGCGGTTTGATTGTTGAAGATGATGTTGCCGAGGCTTGCCGAAGTGGAAAGCTGGGAGGATATGGAACTGATGTGCTAAACGAAGAGCCAATGCGTGCCGAGCATCCATTTACTGGGGTCGATAATATTTTAATGACTCCGCATGTAGGCAGCCGAACTCAGGAGAGCGTTGAACGACAGGCAATGCGCGCAACTAAAAATCTACTGAATTATTTGGCGGGTGTAGAAGATTACATCCAAGCGAATAACTAG
- a CDS encoding helix-turn-helix transcriptional regulator encodes MPSSFPIKQVAKRGSLPTCMIRYNIEIGKYIAKMTKDLTITTDISIPPPPPNRALADGADWVRLEGAVCAISDWREMYMQHISGDVIVPDKVLMFKRRAPMLGPAHRHGRFVLIIPIRTRADVIIDQTFYRIGPSQALMVFPWQFHHFANFEEEDLTWLFMTFELKDEKQIASLRSTPLTLNDQISQNLITLTEIYEARDASVSAVEQEIRLRFGLVLQQLQRQVQRQIKPFSGESGDVRSAAVPHLSLFESVARYLLDNMEEPVSVDDVAECLAMSNSHLRERFRKQYGMSIGHYIRQVKMHHAMRLLSTTDLSVAQIASRTGFQSVYAFSRSFKRETGKSPRQFRDSLISE; translated from the coding sequence TTGCCATCATCTTTTCCTATCAAACAGGTAGCAAAAAGGGGGTCTTTACCAACTTGTATGATAAGGTATAATATCGAAATAGGTAAGTACATAGCCAAAATGACTAAAGATTTAACAATTACGACGGATATTTCCATTCCGCCACCCCCACCTAACCGTGCTTTAGCCGATGGTGCTGATTGGGTAAGGTTGGAAGGGGCTGTTTGCGCCATTTCAGATTGGCGTGAGATGTATATGCAGCACATCTCAGGGGATGTGATTGTGCCTGATAAGGTCTTGATGTTTAAACGCCGTGCTCCCATGCTTGGGCCAGCACATCGACATGGCCGGTTTGTCCTGATCATCCCCATTCGAACACGCGCAGATGTCATTATTGACCAAACGTTTTATCGCATCGGCCCGAGTCAGGCGCTCATGGTCTTTCCATGGCAGTTTCATCATTTCGCGAACTTTGAAGAAGAAGATCTGACCTGGCTATTTATGACGTTTGAATTAAAAGATGAAAAGCAGATCGCGTCACTTCGCTCAACACCGCTCACATTGAATGATCAGATTAGTCAAAACTTGATCACGCTAACAGAAATTTATGAAGCTCGAGATGCATCTGTTTCTGCAGTTGAACAAGAAATCAGATTGCGTTTTGGTTTGGTTCTCCAGCAATTGCAACGACAGGTTCAACGTCAAATCAAGCCGTTCTCGGGTGAGTCTGGCGACGTTCGTTCTGCTGCGGTTCCGCACCTATCTCTTTTTGAATCCGTTGCGAGATATCTACTGGACAATATGGAAGAGCCGGTTTCAGTTGATGATGTCGCGGAATGCCTTGCGATGTCCAACTCTCATCTGCGTGAGCGATTTAGAAAACAGTATGGCATGTCAATTGGCCACTATATCCGTCAAGTCAAGATGCACCACGCCATGCGTCTACTATCAACCACAGATCTGTCTGTTGCGCAAATTGCTTCTCGAACAGGCTTTCAATCTGTGTATGCTTTTTCGCGTTCGTTCAAACGTGAAACAGGTAAGTCGCCAAGACAATTTCGAGACAGTCTGATTAGCGAATAG
- the gndA gene encoding NADP-dependent phosphogluconate dehydrogenase has protein sequence MAKNQNNGEHHIGLIGLAVMGQNLVLNMADHGFTVSVYNRTTEKMEEFIERCQSGEPSADRVIGYAKLKDFVKSLAKPRKIIFLVKAGRPVDMVIAELLPLIDKGDILIDGGNSEWTDTIRRENELAEKGIHFVGSGVSGGELGARFGPSLMPGGSKEAWNAIKPIWRACAAKVDKKTGAELQGAEAGKPIKGGETCTAHIGPDGAGHYVKMVHNGIEYIDMQLICEAYSIMRHLLAMKPEEIGEVFEEWNKGELSSYLIEITADILKQKDPTNKRKAFVDIVLDRAGQKGTGKWTAMNALDIGVPANAIGEAVYARCLSALKDERVKASKVLKGPKIKPIQRGKAKYVEMIREALYCSKICAYAQGFQLMTEAQKEYNWKLNFGTIAKIWRGGCIIRARFLQKITDAYANDKKLQNLMMDPYFKKAIHSGQEDWRKIISLCAEHGIPSPAFGSALAYYDGYRSEVLPANLLQGMRDYFGAHTYERTDKKRGEMFHIDWPDPKRPQYKA, from the coding sequence ATGGCAAAGAACCAAAATAATGGGGAGCATCATATTGGCCTGATCGGGCTAGCGGTCATGGGACAAAATCTCGTACTGAATATGGCTGACCACGGCTTTACGGTTTCAGTCTACAACCGTACGACGGAAAAAATGGAAGAATTCATTGAACGATGCCAATCAGGTGAGCCGAGCGCAGATCGTGTTATTGGTTACGCAAAGCTGAAGGATTTCGTTAAGTCACTTGCCAAGCCTAGGAAGATTATATTCTTGGTGAAGGCTGGCAGGCCTGTGGATATGGTTATCGCGGAATTACTGCCATTAATTGATAAGGGTGATATTCTCATTGACGGCGGCAATAGTGAGTGGACGGATACGATTCGTCGCGAAAATGAGCTTGCTGAAAAAGGGATTCACTTTGTAGGTAGCGGCGTATCGGGCGGTGAACTGGGTGCGAGGTTTGGCCCATCATTGATGCCGGGCGGATCGAAAGAAGCATGGAATGCCATTAAGCCGATCTGGCGCGCATGTGCTGCGAAAGTAGATAAAAAGACCGGTGCTGAATTGCAAGGTGCTGAGGCCGGCAAGCCTATTAAAGGCGGTGAAACATGCACCGCTCATATCGGCCCAGATGGTGCGGGACATTATGTAAAAATGGTGCATAACGGGATTGAGTACATTGATATGCAGTTGATTTGCGAAGCATATTCAATCATGCGCCACTTGCTTGCAATGAAGCCTGAAGAGATTGGCGAAGTATTTGAAGAGTGGAACAAAGGCGAACTCTCAAGTTACCTCATTGAAATTACGGCTGATATTCTTAAGCAAAAAGATCCAACGAATAAACGCAAGGCGTTTGTTGATATCGTATTGGATCGTGCGGGGCAAAAAGGAACAGGCAAATGGACTGCTATGAATGCGTTAGATATTGGTGTACCCGCTAATGCAATTGGTGAAGCGGTCTATGCCCGCTGCTTATCCGCTCTTAAAGATGAACGCGTTAAAGCAAGCAAAGTATTAAAAGGGCCTAAAATTAAGCCGATCCAACGCGGCAAGGCCAAGTATGTAGAAATGATCCGCGAAGCTTTGTATTGCTCAAAAATCTGTGCATACGCACAGGGTTTCCAGTTAATGACGGAGGCTCAGAAGGAATACAACTGGAAGCTAAACTTCGGTACGATCGCAAAGATCTGGCGAGGCGGTTGTATCATTCGCGCTCGATTCCTGCAGAAAATTACAGATGCGTATGCGAATGACAAAAAATTGCAGAACCTGATGATGGACCCGTATTTCAAGAAGGCGATACATTCTGGCCAAGAAGATTGGCGAAAAATCATATCGCTCTGTGCAGAGCATGGCATTCCGTCACCTGCATTTGGTTCGGCGTTAGCATACTACGATGGATACCGAAGTGAGGTCTTACCAGCGAATCTGCTACAAGGCATGCGTGATTACTTTGGTGCACATACTTACGAGCGTACAGATAAAAAACGCGGTGAGATGTTCCATATTGATTGGCCAGATCCTAAACGTCCACAATACAAGGCATAA
- a CDS encoding acyl-CoA desaturase: protein MPVAKRVEAARPRRGGIEWGNLNWVVITGLGGMHLLALLALLPWAFSWSGLVLMAVLMWLSGGIGINLCYHRLMTHRSFKTPIWFERVLLLVASLAWQGGPVQWVGVHRLHHKHSDGDADPHSPRHGFTWAHILWMLHREIEGVKGEDAAKDLMRDGFVRRLNAWFWLPQFGLMVALMGLGWLWGGWVLGLSWVIWAVGARTVVIFHITWFVNSATHTWGYQNFKETGEDSTNLWWLALLSFGEGWHNNHHAQPRSAAHGMRWFEWDMTYWTIKILSWVGLAKEIHQPDLKKMS from the coding sequence ATGCCTGTAGCAAAGCGTGTGGAAGCGGCTCGGCCGCGACGCGGTGGGATTGAATGGGGAAATTTGAATTGGGTCGTGATTACGGGATTGGGTGGGATGCATTTACTCGCGTTATTAGCATTATTGCCATGGGCGTTCTCGTGGAGTGGGTTGGTGCTGATGGCTGTGCTGATGTGGTTGAGTGGAGGGATCGGGATCAATTTGTGCTATCACAGGCTGATGACTCACCGATCATTCAAGACGCCCATATGGTTTGAACGGGTTTTGTTGCTGGTAGCATCGCTGGCATGGCAGGGAGGGCCGGTACAGTGGGTTGGTGTACACCGGTTACATCACAAGCATTCGGATGGCGATGCGGATCCGCATAGCCCGAGACATGGTTTCACATGGGCGCATATTTTGTGGATGTTGCATCGCGAAATCGAGGGTGTAAAGGGCGAAGATGCGGCCAAAGATTTAATGCGTGATGGGTTTGTTAGACGACTGAACGCATGGTTTTGGTTGCCACAGTTTGGATTGATGGTGGCCCTTATGGGGTTGGGATGGTTGTGGGGAGGATGGGTGCTCGGGCTATCGTGGGTGATCTGGGCGGTTGGTGCGAGAACTGTGGTTATCTTTCACATTACCTGGTTCGTGAACTCTGCAACACATACATGGGGGTATCAGAATTTCAAGGAAACGGGAGAAGATTCGACGAATCTTTGGTGGCTGGCGTTGTTGTCATTTGGCGAGGGTTGGCATAATAACCACCATGCACAGCCACGATCAGCGGCACATGGGATGCGGTGGTTTGAATGGGACATGACATACTGGACGATCAAAATTCTTTCATGGGTTGGGCTTGCAAAAGAGATCCACCAACCCGACTTAAAGAAAATGAGTTGA
- a CDS encoding Gfo/Idh/MocA family protein has translation MANGHDVVRVGLIGPGFRLMDVVERLDKQCDQIKISGLYDPNPESIEKCKARCDASEAVIYDSFESLCEADDIDWIMIGSWNCFHKEHAIKALECGKHVFCEKPLATNFEDCLAMQKAMNAAPGQIFSFGLVLRYATLYNKINEIVKSGQIGDIMSFEFNETLEFNHGGYIHQDWRRKTELAGTHLLEKCCHDVDLVNWIIGSKAKRVASFGSCTFFTDANKHHQDRIGPNPKDDRPAYQGWIYSHETPFRNDKDIVDSQVGILEYENGVNVTFHTSCNAGIPERRMYILGTEGAVRADLITGKIEFRRIDWEAPTTVIDATGGGHGDGDTIMVKGIINTMTKGAAPQASLEDGLVAAATCFAMDKAMETGEVVELSEWWESAGLSNTACCKN, from the coding sequence ATGGCAAATGGCCATGATGTAGTACGTGTAGGACTGATCGGCCCCGGCTTCCGATTGATGGATGTCGTGGAGCGATTGGACAAACAGTGTGACCAGATCAAGATTTCCGGCTTATACGACCCGAATCCTGAATCTATTGAGAAATGCAAAGCCAGATGCGATGCTTCTGAGGCTGTGATCTATGACAGCTTCGAGAGCCTCTGCGAGGCTGATGATATCGATTGGATCATGATTGGCTCATGGAATTGTTTCCACAAGGAGCATGCAATCAAGGCACTCGAGTGCGGCAAGCACGTTTTTTGCGAAAAGCCGCTTGCGACGAATTTTGAAGATTGCCTCGCGATGCAAAAAGCCATGAATGCTGCTCCTGGCCAAATCTTTTCATTCGGCCTAGTTCTGCGATATGCAACGCTTTACAACAAGATCAATGAAATTGTGAAATCCGGCCAAATCGGTGACATCATGAGCTTCGAATTCAATGAGACTCTTGAATTTAATCATGGCGGTTACATCCACCAAGACTGGCGTCGCAAGACAGAATTAGCGGGTACACACCTGCTAGAAAAATGTTGCCACGATGTTGATCTTGTGAACTGGATTATTGGCTCTAAGGCCAAACGTGTAGCCAGCTTTGGTAGCTGCACATTCTTCACCGATGCAAACAAACATCACCAGGATCGTATTGGGCCAAATCCAAAGGATGACCGCCCAGCCTATCAAGGCTGGATCTACAGCCACGAGACGCCTTTCAGGAACGACAAGGACATCGTAGATAGCCAAGTCGGTATTCTTGAGTATGAAAATGGTGTCAATGTTACTTTCCATACAAGCTGCAACGCTGGCATCCCAGAACGCCGCATGTACATTTTGGGTACAGAAGGTGCTGTCAGAGCTGACTTGATCACAGGCAAAATTGAGTTCCGTCGTATCGATTGGGAAGCCCCAACAACGGTTATCGATGCAACAGGCGGTGGCCACGGCGATGGCGACACCATCATGGTCAAAGGCATCATCAACACAATGACCAAGGGTGCAGCACCACAAGCTTCACTTGAAGACGGACTTGTCGCAGCAGCAACATGCTTCGCGATGGATAAAGCTATGGAAACTGGCGAAGTCGTTGAACTTTCCGAATGGTGGGAAAGCGCGGGTTTGAGCAACACTGCCTGCTGCAAAAACTAA
- a CDS encoding zf-TFIIB domain-containing protein, with translation MNCPKCEGVMQTVSIGDVDVDRCDSCKGIWFDALEYEKVKGMKEAGELVDSGDAGVGRMHNTEREVKCPKCHTLMVGMSLHDQPHIQYEMCSLCGGMYLDAGEFKDSVEVTFSEYLRGMLKPRE, from the coding sequence ATGAATTGCCCGAAGTGCGAAGGTGTGATGCAGACGGTGTCGATTGGCGATGTGGATGTAGATCGCTGCGATAGCTGCAAGGGGATATGGTTTGATGCGTTGGAGTATGAGAAGGTGAAGGGTATGAAAGAGGCTGGGGAGCTGGTGGATAGTGGTGATGCGGGTGTTGGGCGGATGCATAATACGGAACGTGAGGTGAAGTGTCCGAAGTGTCACACGCTGATGGTGGGGATGTCGCTCCATGACCAGCCGCACATTCAGTACGAGATGTGCTCATTATGTGGCGGGATGTATTTGGATGCTGGCGAATTTAAGGATTCGGTGGAGGTGACATTTTCGGAGTACCTGCGTGGGATGCTGAAGCCGCGAGAATAG
- the rplS gene encoding 50S ribosomal protein L19 yields MSDAIIKAVEEKQIRTDLPNVSVGDTVDVHVKIIEGAKERIQVFSGVVIKIQSGGMNRTFTVRRIVANEGVERTFPFNSPRIDKIDIVRSGHTRRAKLYYLRDRVGKKRRLRDRRRGLGRATVEAATKAAE; encoded by the coding sequence ATGAGCGACGCCATTATCAAAGCAGTTGAAGAAAAACAGATCCGCACGGATCTTCCCAACGTATCCGTCGGTGACACGGTGGATGTACACGTGAAAATTATTGAGGGCGCGAAAGAGCGTATTCAGGTTTTCTCGGGCGTTGTGATCAAGATTCAAAGCGGTGGAATGAATCGTACATTCACGGTTCGCCGCATTGTGGCGAATGAGGGCGTTGAAAGAACGTTCCCATTCAACAGCCCACGTATCGACAAGATCGACATTGTTCGTTCTGGTCATACTCGCCGTGCGAAGCTTTATTACCTGCGTGACCGCGTTGGTAAGAAACGCCGCTTGCGTGACCGCCGCAGAGGCTTGGGTCGTGCAACGGTTGAAGCGGCAACAAAGGCTGCTGAATAA